A genomic region of Halobaculum lipolyticum contains the following coding sequences:
- a CDS encoding Gfo/Idh/MocA family protein, translating into MTEYAVVVIGAGPDPANPTVDGFAMGYRHAEAFENDPRCSVVGVADVVPEHAAAFAEAFDLPDDAVYEEYERLLADLEPDIATVAVPPAVHHEVVVGCARGGHVDAVHCEKPMATNWSDAQSMVQECWRADVQLTFNRQRRFAKPFTAAKRLLDDGAVGDLRRVEITWGDFYDTGAHTVDLAGMFVDERRAEWVLAALDYREEDVRFGTHQENQMWAQWRYDDGVYGVLSGGAGDDFADAAFVVRGDRGEIRVDVDDGPMLEVVRGDERETVDVDGETMHRAGDETDRYGSRFQDRAAAAVVDGLAEGHDPVLSGRIGLNTAEILFAGYESVRRNARVDLPAEVAGHPLEEMVESGRLTPSPAEE; encoded by the coding sequence ATGACAGAGTACGCTGTCGTCGTCATCGGGGCGGGACCGGACCCGGCGAACCCCACGGTCGACGGCTTCGCGATGGGGTACAGACACGCCGAGGCGTTCGAGAACGACCCGCGCTGTTCGGTCGTCGGCGTCGCCGACGTCGTCCCGGAGCACGCCGCGGCGTTCGCCGAGGCGTTCGACCTCCCCGACGACGCCGTCTACGAGGAGTACGAACGACTGCTCGCGGATCTGGAGCCCGACATCGCGACCGTCGCGGTTCCGCCCGCGGTCCACCACGAGGTGGTCGTCGGCTGCGCGCGCGGCGGCCACGTCGACGCGGTCCACTGCGAGAAGCCGATGGCGACGAACTGGTCGGACGCCCAGTCGATGGTACAGGAGTGCTGGCGCGCCGACGTGCAGCTCACGTTCAACCGCCAGCGACGCTTCGCGAAGCCGTTCACGGCGGCGAAGCGCCTGCTCGACGACGGCGCCGTCGGCGACCTCCGGCGCGTCGAGATCACGTGGGGCGACTTCTACGACACCGGCGCGCACACCGTCGACCTCGCGGGGATGTTCGTCGACGAGCGCCGCGCCGAGTGGGTGCTGGCGGCGCTCGACTACCGGGAGGAGGACGTCCGGTTCGGCACCCACCAGGAGAACCAGATGTGGGCGCAGTGGCGCTACGACGACGGCGTGTACGGCGTGCTCTCGGGCGGCGCGGGCGACGACTTCGCCGACGCCGCGTTCGTGGTGCGCGGCGACCGCGGCGAGATCCGGGTCGACGTCGACGACGGCCCGATGCTGGAGGTCGTCCGCGGCGACGAGCGCGAGACCGTCGACGTGGACGGCGAGACGATGCACCGCGCGGGCGACGAGACTGACCGCTACGGATCGCGCTTCCAAGACCGCGCGGCCGCCGCCGTCGTCGACGGTCTCGCCGAGGGACACGACCCCGTGCTGTCGGGCCGGATCGGTCTCAACACCGCGGAGATCCTGTTCGCCGGCTACGAGTCGGTCCGCCGCAACGCCCGGGTCGACCTGCCCGCCGAGGTCGCGGGCCACCCGCTGGAGGAGATGGTGGAGTCGGGGCGACTCACGCCGTCGCCGGCGGAGGAGTAG
- a CDS encoding universal stress protein: MERGILPVEDSEPHRRLLVEAAEQAAARDATLVAVRFLDADEYGDRLDTLESVGRVENVEYDSDAVLDGVATDTKALVREVYDDAGVDVETEVLVAVADEDDRATKVVETAADRGCDHAFVVGAGRSPTGKALFGDTAQRVILEFDGFVTSLVD; the protein is encoded by the coding sequence ATGGAACGCGGGATCCTCCCCGTCGAAGACAGCGAACCGCACCGTCGACTCCTCGTCGAAGCCGCCGAGCAGGCCGCCGCGCGCGACGCCACGCTGGTGGCCGTCAGGTTCCTCGACGCCGACGAGTACGGCGACCGCCTCGACACGCTGGAGTCGGTCGGGCGCGTCGAGAACGTGGAGTACGACAGCGACGCCGTCCTCGACGGCGTGGCGACGGACACGAAGGCGCTCGTCCGCGAGGTGTACGACGACGCCGGCGTCGACGTCGAGACGGAGGTGCTCGTCGCCGTCGCCGACGAGGACGACCGCGCGACGAAGGTCGTGGAGACGGCCGCCGACCGCGGCTGTGACCACGCGTTCGTCGTCGGCGCCGGGCGGTCGCCGACCGGCAAGGCGCTGTTCGGCGACACCGCCCAGCGGGTGATCCTCGAGTTCGACGGCTTCGTCACGAGCCTCGTGGACTGA
- a CDS encoding SDR family NAD(P)-dependent oxidoreductase, producing the protein MPAPASPAVTVEGSNAVVIGGTTGIGRAIALAFAEDGADVIATSRTESAVESVTEELRERGATTTAVTCDVRDRASLEELRRVAEETLGSVDVLVNSAGTVAQAPVTELSEDDWARDIDVCLTGVFRATQVFGRAMETGAVVNVSSMSADQAREARPSYCAAKAGVNGLTRAAAADLGPEIRVNAVAPGFVKTPMAGPKLDDGSAFRETVDERTPLERVATPEEVAGSVIYLASDAAGFTTGEVLLVDGGYHPSAQ; encoded by the coding sequence ATGCCAGCACCAGCGTCGCCAGCGGTGACAGTGGAGGGGAGCAACGCCGTCGTGATCGGGGGGACGACCGGGATCGGTCGGGCCATCGCCCTCGCGTTCGCGGAGGACGGCGCGGACGTGATCGCGACCAGCCGGACCGAGTCCGCCGTCGAGTCGGTCACCGAGGAACTGCGCGAACGCGGGGCGACGACGACCGCCGTCACCTGCGACGTGCGCGACCGGGCGTCGCTGGAGGAGCTTCGACGGGTCGCCGAGGAGACGCTCGGGTCGGTCGACGTGCTCGTCAACTCCGCCGGCACGGTCGCACAGGCCCCCGTGACGGAGCTGTCGGAGGACGACTGGGCGCGCGACATCGACGTGTGCCTGACGGGCGTGTTCCGCGCGACGCAGGTGTTCGGCCGCGCGATGGAAACGGGCGCTGTCGTCAACGTGTCGTCGATGTCCGCCGATCAGGCCCGGGAGGCGCGCCCCTCCTACTGCGCGGCGAAGGCGGGCGTGAACGGGCTGACGCGCGCCGCCGCGGCCGACCTCGGCCCGGAGATCCGCGTGAACGCCGTCGCTCCCGGCTTCGTCAAGACGCCGATGGCCGGGCCGAAGCTCGACGACGGGTCGGCGTTCCGCGAGACGGTCGACGAGCGCACGCCGCTCGAACGGGTCGCGACGCCCGAGGAGGTGGCGGGGTCGGTGATCTACCTCGCGAGCGACGCCGCCGGCTTCACGACGGGCGAGGTGCTGCTCGTCGACGGCGGCTACCACCCGAGCGCGCAGTGA
- a CDS encoding mandelate racemase/muconate lactonizing enzyme family protein: protein MVSYRTLRDPNAEYTMRDLSAETMGATATRGGGRDVEITDVQTTMVDGNYPWILVRVYTDAGLVGTGESYWGGGDAEIIERMAPFIIGENPLDIDRLYEHMIQKMSGEGSISGKVISAISGIEIALHDVAGKILDVPAYQLVGGKYRDEVRVYCDLHTEDEANPQACAEEGVRVVEELGYDAIKFDLDVPSGHEKDRANRHLRDPEIDHKVEIVEAVTEAVGDRADVAFDCHWSFSAGSAKRLLAAVEEYDVWWIEDPIPPENHDVQREVTQSAPRTPVTVGENVYRTHGQRQLITDQAVDILAPDLPRVGGMRETRKIADLAAQFYIPIAMHNVSSPIGTMASAQVGAAIPNSLAVEYHSYELGWWEDLVEEDGLIEEGRMAVPEEPGLGLTLDLDVVEEHMVEGETLFDPA, encoded by the coding sequence ATGGTTAGCTACCGGACTCTCCGCGACCCGAACGCGGAGTACACGATGCGGGACCTGTCCGCCGAGACGATGGGCGCGACCGCGACGCGCGGCGGCGGACGCGACGTCGAGATCACGGACGTGCAGACGACGATGGTCGACGGCAACTACCCGTGGATCCTCGTGCGGGTGTACACCGACGCCGGACTGGTCGGCACCGGCGAGTCGTACTGGGGCGGCGGCGACGCCGAGATCATCGAGCGGATGGCGCCGTTCATCATCGGCGAGAACCCGCTCGACATCGACCGGCTGTACGAGCACATGATCCAGAAGATGTCCGGGGAGGGGTCGATCTCCGGGAAGGTCATCTCGGCCATCTCGGGCATCGAGATCGCCCTCCACGACGTCGCGGGGAAGATCCTCGACGTGCCGGCGTACCAACTCGTCGGCGGGAAGTACCGCGACGAGGTGCGCGTCTACTGCGACCTCCACACCGAGGACGAGGCGAACCCGCAGGCGTGTGCCGAGGAGGGCGTGCGCGTCGTCGAGGAGTTGGGGTACGACGCGATCAAGTTCGACCTCGACGTGCCGTCGGGCCACGAGAAGGACCGCGCGAACCGCCACCTCCGCGACCCGGAGATCGACCACAAGGTGGAGATCGTCGAGGCGGTCACCGAGGCCGTCGGCGACCGCGCGGACGTCGCGTTCGACTGCCACTGGTCGTTCTCCGCGGGGTCGGCCAAGCGACTGCTCGCGGCCGTCGAGGAGTACGACGTCTGGTGGATCGAGGACCCGATCCCGCCGGAGAACCACGACGTCCAGCGCGAGGTGACGCAGTCGGCGCCGCGCACGCCCGTCACGGTCGGCGAGAACGTCTACCGGACGCACGGGCAGCGCCAACTGATCACCGACCAGGCGGTCGACATCCTCGCGCCGGACCTGCCCCGCGTCGGCGGGATGCGCGAGACCCGCAAGATCGCGGATCTGGCGGCGCAGTTCTACATCCCCATCGCGATGCACAACGTCTCCTCGCCGATCGGGACGATGGCGAGCGCGCAGGTCGGCGCGGCCATCCCGAACTCGCTGGCCGTCGAGTACCACTCGTACGAACTCGGCTGGTGGGAGGACCTCGTCGAGGAAGACGGCCTCATCGAGGAGGGTCGCATGGCGGTCCCCGAGGAGCCGGGACTGGGTCTCACGCTCGACCTCGACGTCGTCGAGGAGCACATGGTCGAGGGCGAGACCCTGTTCGATCCGGCGTAG
- a CDS encoding aldehyde dehydrogenase family protein, which produces MTRTYRNYVDGEWRDSTTGETFDTTNPAAPGEVVATYPAAGDEDAEAAIRAADEAADEWAATPGPERGAILRRAAANLADRKEELTALLTAEEGKTHAEAGGEVQRAIDIFYYFAEQARDLAGERKAASGPDTNLYTREEPIGVAALITPWNYPIAIPAWKLAPALATGTTAVMKPASVAPGPALALFEALDEAGLPDGVANVVTASGSTGAYMTEHEAVDAVSFTGSTVVGEQVYETAVEHGKRAQCEMGGKNPTVVSDTADPAEAAEIVAAGAFGVTGQACTACSRAVVHEDVHDEFVDELVAAAEGIEIGPGDEYDMGPQVTESELEGTLDYIDVAANEGAELVAGGGQPAGDRFGDGYYVEPTVFTGVERDFRIAQEEVFGPVVAVIEVSDFDEAVDVANDSDYGLSASIVTDDHTEANRFVEDVEAGVAKVNDKTTGLELHVPFGGVKDSSTETWREQGATGMDFYTITQTVYDSF; this is translated from the coding sequence GTGACTCGCACGTATCGGAACTACGTAGACGGTGAGTGGAGGGACTCGACTACCGGGGAGACGTTCGACACGACGAACCCGGCCGCGCCGGGGGAGGTCGTCGCGACGTACCCCGCCGCCGGCGACGAGGACGCCGAGGCGGCGATCCGGGCGGCCGACGAGGCCGCAGACGAGTGGGCCGCGACGCCCGGACCCGAGCGCGGGGCGATCCTGCGCCGGGCGGCCGCGAACCTCGCCGACCGGAAGGAGGAACTGACGGCACTGCTGACGGCCGAGGAGGGGAAGACCCACGCCGAGGCCGGCGGCGAGGTCCAGCGCGCCATCGACATCTTCTACTACTTCGCCGAGCAGGCTCGCGACCTCGCGGGCGAGCGCAAGGCAGCCAGCGGCCCGGACACGAACCTCTACACGCGCGAGGAGCCGATCGGCGTCGCGGCGCTCATCACGCCGTGGAACTACCCGATCGCGATCCCGGCGTGGAAGCTGGCGCCCGCGCTGGCGACGGGGACGACCGCCGTGATGAAGCCGGCCTCGGTCGCGCCCGGCCCCGCCCTCGCGCTGTTCGAGGCGCTCGACGAGGCCGGCCTGCCGGACGGCGTCGCGAACGTCGTCACCGCGAGCGGCTCGACCGGCGCGTACATGACCGAACACGAGGCCGTCGACGCGGTGTCGTTCACCGGGTCGACCGTCGTCGGCGAGCAGGTGTACGAGACGGCCGTCGAACACGGCAAGCGCGCGCAGTGTGAGATGGGCGGGAAGAACCCGACCGTCGTCTCCGACACCGCCGACCCCGCCGAGGCCGCCGAGATCGTCGCCGCCGGCGCCTTCGGCGTCACGGGGCAGGCGTGTACCGCCTGTTCGCGCGCCGTCGTCCACGAGGACGTCCACGACGAGTTCGTCGACGAACTGGTCGCCGCCGCCGAGGGGATCGAGATCGGTCCCGGCGACGAGTACGACATGGGTCCGCAGGTGACCGAGTCGGAACTGGAGGGCACCCTCGACTACATCGACGTCGCGGCCAACGAGGGCGCCGAGTTGGTCGCGGGCGGCGGCCAGCCCGCGGGCGACCGCTTCGGCGACGGCTACTACGTCGAGCCGACGGTGTTCACGGGCGTCGAGCGCGACTTCCGGATCGCCCAAGAGGAGGTGTTCGGCCCGGTCGTCGCCGTCATCGAAGTGAGCGACTTCGACGAGGCGGTCGACGTGGCGAACGACTCCGACTACGGGCTGTCCGCCAGTATCGTGACCGACGACCACACGGAGGCGAACCGCTTCGTCGAGGACGTCGAGGCCGGCGTCGCGAAGGTGAACGACAAGACGACCGGGCTGGAGCTACACGTCCCGTTCGGCGGCGTGAAGGACTCCTCCACGGAGACGTGGCGCGAGCAGGGCGCCACTGGGATGGACTTCTACACCATCACCCAGACCGTCTACGACAGCTTCTGA
- a CDS encoding glycoside hydrolase family 3 N-terminal domain-containing protein: MDAVAEGAVYLDDDAPTQRRVADLLDRMTLAEKAAQLGSVNAEKLLDDDGALDREAAESLLADGMGHLTRIGGEGGLAPADAARVTNELQGILGDTRLGVPAIPHEECLSGYMGPEGTTFPQGIGLASTWDPSLVEAVTGTIRSEMAAIGTAHALSPVLDVTRDLRWGRVEETFGEDPYLVAAMARAYVDGLQGASVEEGISATLKHFVGHSASEGGKNRSTVHLGERELRETHMFPFEAAIRTADAESVMNAYHDVDGIPCASDERLLTDVLRGEWGFDGTVVSDYYSVDFLRAEHGVADSDREAGVTALEAGIDVELPATDCYGDHLVDAVEAGELSEATLDEAVRRVLRMKVEKGLLDDPTVDADAAPRAFGTAEATALTERAARESMVLLENDGLLPLDGSESVAVVGPKADDAQEMLGDYAYPAHYPEEEVEFEATTPLAALRDRLGDDAVAYEEGCTTSGPDADGIDAAVAAAADADVTLAFVGARSAVDFSDPDERDVDNPALPTSGEGSDVTDLGLPGRQPDLLDDLLATDTPTVVVVVSGKPHAIPEVAERAAALVQAWLPGEEGGTGVADVLYGDYNPGGHLPVSMARSVGQIPVHYNRRPNSANESHVYVDSDPLYPFGHGLSYTEFEYGDLRVDTETLDPAGSVEVSVAVENVGDRDGSDVVQLYASAESPDQARPVQELVGFEAVDLAAGETARVTFEVDATQVAYHDRDMALAVHEGPYEFRVGHSAADVVSTARVEVPETKRVPRAGRTYFATTDVERE; the protein is encoded by the coding sequence ATGGACGCAGTTGCCGAGGGCGCCGTCTATCTCGACGACGACGCCCCGACACAGCGACGGGTGGCGGATCTGCTCGACCGAATGACGCTCGCCGAGAAGGCCGCACAGCTGGGGTCGGTGAACGCCGAGAAACTGCTCGACGACGACGGCGCCCTCGACCGGGAAGCCGCCGAGTCGCTGTTGGCCGACGGGATGGGTCACCTCACGCGCATCGGCGGGGAGGGCGGGTTGGCGCCCGCCGACGCCGCGCGCGTCACCAACGAGCTACAGGGGATCCTCGGCGACACCCGCCTCGGGGTGCCGGCGATCCCCCACGAGGAGTGTCTCAGCGGCTACATGGGTCCCGAGGGGACGACGTTCCCGCAGGGGATCGGACTGGCGAGCACGTGGGACCCGTCGCTCGTCGAGGCGGTCACGGGAACGATCCGCTCGGAGATGGCGGCGATCGGGACGGCCCACGCGCTGTCGCCGGTGCTCGACGTGACGCGCGACCTCCGGTGGGGGCGCGTCGAGGAGACGTTCGGCGAGGACCCGTACCTCGTCGCCGCGATGGCGCGTGCGTACGTCGACGGGCTACAGGGCGCGTCGGTCGAGGAGGGCATCTCCGCGACGCTGAAACACTTCGTCGGGCACAGCGCCTCCGAGGGCGGCAAGAACCGCTCGACCGTCCACCTCGGCGAGCGCGAACTGCGCGAGACGCACATGTTCCCGTTCGAGGCGGCGATCCGGACGGCCGACGCCGAGTCGGTGATGAACGCCTACCACGACGTCGACGGCATCCCCTGCGCCAGCGACGAGCGCCTGCTGACGGACGTGTTGCGCGGCGAGTGGGGGTTCGACGGCACCGTCGTCTCCGACTACTACAGCGTCGACTTCCTGCGCGCCGAACACGGCGTCGCAGACTCCGACCGCGAGGCGGGCGTCACGGCGCTTGAGGCCGGCATCGACGTCGAGTTGCCCGCGACCGACTGCTACGGCGACCACCTCGTCGACGCCGTCGAGGCGGGCGAACTGTCGGAGGCGACGCTCGACGAGGCCGTCCGGCGCGTACTCCGTATGAAAGTCGAGAAGGGCCTCCTCGACGACCCGACCGTCGACGCGGACGCGGCGCCCAGGGCGTTCGGCACCGCCGAGGCGACCGCGCTCACCGAGCGCGCCGCCCGCGAGTCGATGGTGCTGCTGGAGAACGACGGGCTCCTCCCGCTCGACGGGTCGGAGTCGGTCGCCGTCGTGGGACCGAAAGCCGACGACGCACAGGAGATGCTGGGCGACTACGCCTACCCGGCCCACTACCCCGAGGAGGAGGTCGAGTTCGAAGCGACGACGCCGTTGGCGGCGCTGCGCGACCGCCTCGGCGACGACGCGGTCGCCTACGAGGAGGGCTGTACCACGAGCGGTCCCGACGCCGACGGCATCGACGCGGCGGTCGCCGCCGCCGCCGACGCGGACGTGACGCTGGCGTTCGTCGGGGCGCGCTCGGCGGTCGACTTCTCCGACCCCGACGAGCGGGACGTGGACAACCCCGCGCTGCCGACGAGCGGCGAGGGGTCGGACGTGACCGACCTGGGGCTGCCGGGCCGCCAGCCCGACCTCCTCGACGACCTGTTGGCGACCGACACCCCGACCGTGGTCGTCGTCGTCAGCGGGAAGCCACACGCGATCCCCGAGGTCGCCGAGCGGGCGGCGGCGCTCGTGCAGGCGTGGCTCCCCGGCGAGGAGGGCGGCACGGGCGTCGCGGACGTGCTGTACGGCGACTACAACCCGGGCGGCCACCTCCCCGTGTCGATGGCGCGGTCGGTCGGACAGATCCCGGTCCACTACAACCGCCGGCCGAACTCGGCGAACGAGAGCCACGTGTACGTCGACAGCGACCCGCTGTACCCGTTCGGCCACGGGCTGTCGTACACGGAGTTCGAGTACGGCGACCTCCGGGTCGACACGGAGACGCTCGACCCGGCCGGCTCGGTCGAGGTGTCGGTCGCCGTGGAGAACGTCGGCGACCGCGACGGCAGCGACGTGGTCCAACTGTACGCCAGCGCGGAGTCGCCCGACCAGGCGCGGCCCGTGCAGGAACTGGTCGGCTTCGAGGCGGTCGACCTCGCCGCGGGCGAGACGGCGCGCGTCACGTTCGAGGTGGACGCGACGCAGGTGGCCTACCACGACCGCGACATGGCGCTGGCGGTCCACGAGGGTCCCTACGAGTTCCGCGTCGGCCACAGCGCGGCCGACGTCGTCTCGACGGCGCGCGTCGAGGTGCCCGAGACGAAGCGCGTCCCGCGGGCGGGCCGGACGTACTTCGCGACGACGGACGTCGAACGGGAGTAG
- the uxaC gene encoding glucuronate isomerase, translating to MSFLDEEYLLGTDAARELYDAIADLPIVDPHSHLDVAELADNERWSDVWAVEGATDHYVWAAMRKRGVPEARITGDASNREKWDALARVMPEIAGNPTYEWIHLDLRRRFGIDTPVSAETADEIWTETRRRLREGDTRPRAMLREMDVETVCSTDDPAGSLADHRRLADDLDDVDVRPTWRADRAVHVDGPEWDEFVDALAASTGVEIRDFADYRAALTASHDRFAEHGCRASDTSLREPVTKPVSDERAAEVFAAARRGESLTDAQVEDFRAHVLSFVAGLDADRDWVTQLHVGPVRNYRDRLYEELGPAAGGTVTTGDVEYAENLRHLLNSYDGDAEFVLYCVDPTHYPSVTTIARAFPNVSVGPAWWYNDSPFGIDHQLDYAGSVDLLANHAGMVSDSRKLPSFGSRFELFRRTLADLLGRYVERGRMPMDVARDLAEHVAYDRPKELYGF from the coding sequence ATGAGCTTCCTCGACGAGGAGTACCTCCTCGGCACCGACGCCGCGCGCGAACTGTACGACGCGATCGCGGACCTCCCGATCGTCGATCCGCACAGCCACCTCGACGTGGCCGAACTGGCGGACAACGAGCGGTGGAGCGACGTGTGGGCGGTCGAGGGCGCCACCGACCACTACGTGTGGGCCGCGATGCGCAAACGGGGCGTGCCCGAAGCGCGGATCACCGGCGACGCGAGCAACCGCGAGAAGTGGGACGCGCTCGCGAGAGTCATGCCCGAGATCGCGGGCAACCCCACCTACGAGTGGATCCACCTCGACCTCCGGCGTCGCTTCGGCATCGACACCCCCGTCTCCGCGGAGACGGCCGACGAGATCTGGACCGAGACGCGGCGACGACTCCGCGAGGGCGACACCCGCCCGCGGGCGATGCTGCGCGAGATGGACGTGGAGACCGTCTGCAGCACGGACGACCCCGCGGGGTCGCTGGCGGACCACCGTCGACTCGCCGACGACCTCGACGACGTCGACGTGCGGCCGACGTGGCGCGCCGACCGCGCGGTCCACGTCGACGGTCCCGAGTGGGACGAGTTCGTCGACGCGCTGGCGGCGTCGACCGGCGTCGAGATCCGCGACTTCGCCGACTACCGGGCGGCGCTGACGGCCTCGCACGACCGCTTCGCCGAGCACGGCTGCCGCGCCAGCGACACCAGCCTCCGGGAGCCGGTGACCAAGCCCGTGAGCGACGAGCGCGCCGCCGAGGTGTTCGCGGCCGCGCGCCGCGGGGAGTCGCTGACGGACGCGCAGGTCGAAGACTTCCGGGCGCACGTGCTGTCGTTCGTCGCGGGGCTGGACGCCGACCGCGACTGGGTGACGCAACTCCACGTCGGTCCGGTCCGGAACTACCGCGACCGCCTGTACGAGGAACTGGGTCCGGCGGCCGGCGGCACGGTCACCACCGGCGACGTCGAGTACGCGGAGAACCTCCGGCACCTGCTCAACTCCTACGACGGCGACGCGGAGTTCGTGCTGTACTGCGTCGACCCGACACACTACCCGTCGGTGACGACCATCGCGCGGGCGTTCCCGAACGTCAGCGTCGGGCCGGCGTGGTGGTACAACGACAGCCCGTTCGGCATCGACCACCAACTCGACTACGCCGGTTCCGTCGACCTGCTGGCGAACCACGCGGGGATGGTGAGCGACTCCCGGAAACTCCCGTCGTTCGGCTCGCGGTTCGAACTGTTCCGGCGGACGCTCGCGGACCTGCTGGGCCGCTACGTCGAGCGCGGGCGGATGCCGATGGACGTGGCGAGAGACCTCGCCGAACACGTCGCCTACGACCGGCCGAAGGAACTGTACGGGTTCTGA
- the gfo6 gene encoding D-xylose 1-dehydrogenase Gfo6 yields the protein MTFELSVDEFDRRDWQRTDPDAGTVRIAMVGLGWWTVEEAMPAVADSTFCETTVVVSSRAEKAEAVAATADTVTHALTYDDLIAGEATDAYDALYVATPNSLHLPYVEAAAEYGKDVLCEKPMEASVERAAEIAGIDAETDSTVMVAYRMQTDPAVRRARELVADGHIGEPVQVHGHMSQPLLEMIPDPDQWRLNPEYTGYGATVMDLGIYPLNTARFVLDADPVSVTARLESTHEAFADVPDEHASFAVTFDDGTEASCSASQNAQRTSYLRVLGTEGEVVLEPAFFSDQTRAMTVRRGDNRVEVEVPPVEQMTEEFDYFGDRVLAGDSPHPDAAHGLVDLETIAAIHEAGDTGDRVRVGDAAE from the coding sequence ATGACGTTCGAGCTATCGGTCGACGAGTTCGACCGCCGCGACTGGCAGCGAACCGACCCGGACGCCGGCACGGTCCGGATCGCGATGGTCGGGTTGGGCTGGTGGACCGTCGAGGAGGCGATGCCGGCGGTGGCCGACTCGACGTTCTGCGAGACGACCGTCGTCGTGAGCAGTCGCGCCGAGAAGGCGGAGGCGGTCGCGGCGACCGCCGACACGGTGACGCACGCGCTCACGTACGACGACCTGATCGCCGGCGAGGCGACCGACGCCTACGACGCGCTGTACGTCGCGACGCCGAACTCGCTCCACCTGCCGTACGTGGAGGCGGCCGCCGAGTACGGGAAGGACGTCCTGTGCGAGAAGCCGATGGAGGCGTCCGTCGAGCGCGCCGCCGAGATCGCCGGGATCGACGCCGAGACGGACAGTACCGTCATGGTCGCCTACCGGATGCAGACCGACCCGGCCGTGCGGCGGGCGCGCGAACTCGTCGCCGACGGGCACATCGGCGAGCCGGTACAGGTCCACGGCCACATGTCACAACCGCTGCTGGAGATGATCCCCGATCCCGACCAGTGGCGCCTGAACCCCGAGTACACCGGCTACGGCGCGACGGTGATGGACCTGGGCATCTATCCGCTCAACACCGCGCGGTTCGTGCTCGACGCCGACCCGGTGTCGGTGACGGCCCGGCTGGAATCGACACACGAGGCGTTCGCGGACGTCCCCGACGAACACGCCAGCTTCGCGGTCACGTTCGACGACGGCACCGAGGCGAGCTGTTCGGCCAGCCAGAACGCCCAGCGCACGAGCTACCTCCGCGTCCTCGGCACGGAGGGGGAGGTCGTCCTCGAACCGGCGTTCTTCTCCGACCAGACCCGCGCGATGACCGTCCGCCGGGGCGACAACCGCGTCGAGGTGGAGGTGCCGCCGGTCGAGCAGATGACCGAGGAGTTCGACTACTTCGGCGACCGCGTGCTCGCCGGCGATTCCCCCCACCCCGACGCCGCCCACGGGCTGGTGGACTTAGAGACCATCGCCGCGATCCACGAGGCCGGCGACACCGGCGACCGCGTCCGCGTCGGCGACGCCGCGGAGTAG